Sequence from the Fibrobacter sp. UWH4 genome:
GTGGCCTTGGCGTCGGCAGTAATCTTCATGCCTTCGGCAAGTCCCTTGACGGCATACTCGCGGGTCTTCGGAGCCTTGAGAATCTTCTTGATGATAGCCGGGCCAACGACACCAGCCACCACACACCAGAACTTTTCATTTTTCCATACGGACATAGCTTACTCCTTTTGTTTCGCCCTAATGTCATCCCTGACTTGGTCGGGGATCTCCATTAAAGCTTTGTTGTTCTTTGCTTAATAATCTATCTAAATTTTTATCAAAAAGCAACTTACATACAAATTAACAAACAGACTTCAAGTCCAAGTCCTGTATGGCTTCCGTGTGACTAACTTTGTTGCAAATTTGCAAATTAGTTCACGTTACACAACTTAGTTTCCATATAAATAACTTAGTTAGCGTAAACTATCCGAAGTTAGATATATCTACCTGAAGCTGTAACGAATCTTTGTAGCGAAGGTGCGTCCCAGTTTAGATTCTCCGTACTTGTCGTAAACGGTTTCGTCCAAGAAGTTGTCAACCTCGAAACTCCAGGCGAGCTTATTATCCCACACGGAATATTCAATACCCAAATCCTGCGTGAACGAAGCGTCTATTTTCCGGCTCTGGCGAGAACTGATTTTCCAGCCATAGTAATATTCATCGGTATAGTTTGCGGCCCACCAGAACTTGACAAAATCGTTCTTATTGAATATATCGCCCATGTGGAATTCAGCGAGGTAGTTCATGAAGAATCGTGGAATGTTTGGGATAATGGCATCTTCGGGAATCCCTTGCTTGGCATTGTAATCAATGTTGCGCAAATCCTGGAAAGTCCAGTTTGTGCCAAGCAGCACCCATTCATTCACATCCAGTTTCACATCGCCCTCGTAGCCCCAGCCGCGAATCGGATTCATATTAAAATACGGCACCGACATCTGAGAAGCGCCCATATAGTGAATACGGTTCTTGTAATAGGAATAGAAAACGTCGCCATCAAATCGGAATCGCGCCATTAACGGAATTTCTTGCAAATCCAAGGAGAGACCTACGTTAAAATTGTCCGCTTCTTCGGGCTTGAGGTTTGTCGCAGCACTCACGCGGATTCCATCGCCAAAGAGTTCATCGGGCTTGGGCAGGCGTACTGCATGCTGGTAAGAGCCCTTGAGCGCAAGCGGTTTCACAATCCGGAACATCAAGCTTTCATCATAGCTAAAGTCCGTATAATCATTCGTTTCCAAAGACGCCTGCTGTATCATACTTGTGGACGTATTTGAAATTTCTGCCTTCAGGTAATGGAACTTGAAGCCCAGCAGGTTCTGGAGTCTTGAATCAAAGAAATTATCTTCAACCGAAAGCCCCGTCGTCACCGAAATCGTCTTTCCCGGATACCCCGCTGTATTGAATCCGACCATTTCGGAACCCAAGTCATCTTCAGGATCTTCCTTGTGATACCGGAAAAGCGTATTCCAGTAAACAAACTGATTTTTAATAAACTGATAATCCAGATTCAGCAAATTATTGAAATCGTACGCCTGCACAGTGCGGAATTTCGGAAGTCCCATCGAAGAAAGTTCGCCCACATTCTTTTTGGCGGTATCGCAACTATACCAGTTGCGGCAATGGACACGACTCGTGTCAATAATTTTATTTTCATTATAACCAAACGAAAAATGGTCACCGAAATTCAAGTCTTTTACAAACAAATTTTTCTTATCTAATCCGAAAGTCGCTCCTAAATTATACCCTTCGGCAGTTGCTTCAACAATGCGGTTCGTTTCGCCCTGAATTTCCTTATCAAAAGCGCCATAGCTGGCACCCAGCGAAATCTGGTCAAACCAAGTGTTCATTAGGTTTGCGAAAGCCTGCACATTGTAAGAGGTGTAACGGTCATGATCGCGAACGACACTCGTATCTTTACCAGTCGAACTTTTCATGTAAGGCGAAGTAAACTTGTAATCATTATCGGAATGATTAAAATAGCCCGAAACACCTACTTCTAGGCCAACACCACCCGCAATGCTATCGATTAAATGGCTCGCACTTACCGACGCCTTGTGCGTATTGAAACTTGAAAGGCTGTAGGACGCATCCACCGAATTGGCGGGACGCTTCTTGGTAATGATATTGATGGCACCGCCCGCACCGTCCGTAGCAAAACGTGCCGGAACATAGCCCTTGTAAACTTCAATGTCTGCAATCTGGTCAATAGGGATATCGTCAAGACCCAAGTTGCCTTGCGTCTCTACGGGGACGCCATTTACCAGCACCTTGATGTTCTTGCCTTCCATGCCGCGAATGTTGATTTTACCTTCGCTGCCCATGCCACCGGACTTGCGCACCTTAACGCCCGAGGCTGAATTGACCGCCTTCGAAACGGTCTTACTCGTATTCTGCATCTCGGCTGCGTCAATCGTCGCAACCGATTCCGCCTTTTTGGCCTGCTTCGCCTGTTCCGCTTCTATTTCAGATTCCACCGAGAGTTCGTCCAACTGCGTGACGCCCGAAGCATTAGCGGCAGAAACATCTGATTGCCCCACACCATTTGCGTCATCAGTTGTCGCATTGTTTTCCGTAGCAGATTCTTCAAGAAAATCGTCTATCGAGGTAATTTCGTCATCTTGGGCACGGGCCGGAACAGCCCCCACCATAGCAAATATAAGGGCAAGCGTTGCCGCCTTGTAAATAAACATCTTTTTCATCGCAGCGCAATTGAGCAATTTTTAGGTCAAAAATCTACTCCAAACGGTTTGCTGAAAACCCAAATAGCTTTTTGAATTTTGAATTTGCGAATCAAAAAAATTCCGCCCTTGCTTGAGCAAGAACGGAAGTTTGTGTTTATGAGGATATTAGGGGTTTATGGAGAAATTTTACTTGAGCGGCACAAGCCACATCGGAATCTGCTTTACATCGGCGATCTTTTCCGCCTTTTCGGACTTAGGATCATAGCGGAAGTAGGCGTTGCCGTCTTTTTTGGTAGAGACCGCAAAAATCACGGTGCCGTCGTCATCGACGTACTTGCCGTAGCTAGCCCAGCTAGAAGTATAATCAATCGGGAGTGCCTTCATGGTTTTCTTGGCAAGATCGATTTCTACCGGCTTGCAGGTGTTGTTGTGGTAGCTATCCATATCGGTCCAAACCTGCTGCAGGTCCACCATCACGTTCAAGAAGGAATACACCTTGGTTCCATTGGCGTAGGTAGTGGGGCTCAGGTATTTGAAGTTGTCTTTCTTGGTGACGCCGTCGATGGCGACATCCTTGGTCACGAACCACTGATAATCCTTGTCAAATTCGGTTTCGCCCACCTTGATGCGCAGGAACCCGTCGACCTGGCCCGGAGCGTAGCCCCAGGAGGCATTGCTGTAGCAGTAAATGTAACCGTCAGCAACGATAAACGACTGGTTCTGGGAATCATCCAGGGAGCCCACAGCCGCGACGCGGTCATCTTCAGCCACGGCAATCACGGAATCCTTTTTGATGTCAATGATGGCAACCTGAGCCGTATTGCCGGTAGCATAGTCGCTCACATTCTGCAACAGGCCAACATAGAGCCGACCGTCCACGATTACGCCTGTACCCGGGCTCACCACGAGAGCGTCCTTGTTCTTGTATTTGGACAGGTCAATCGCGCCCGTGCGCTTCATGGTCTTCGGGTTGATGATGAGCAGCGAGTCAAGCATGCCGCCCAAGTAGGCTTTTTCTTCATTCACGAAGTAAAGGTGATTTGCCCATGCGCCAGCAAGCGAAAGTTCAGCCGTCTTGCTACCAATCTTGTTGTTTGCATCGAGGCTGTAGCGTGCAATGGTTCCCACATCAAGGTCGGCAATGAACAGGGAATTGTCGTAATAGACAACGCCTGCGCGGGTTCCGACTTCGATATAATCCGTACCGATTTCATCAGTATGGTCCAGCGACATCGTGCCGATGAACATCGTTTCGCCGGTAGAGATCGATGTCGCAAAGTCGCGCTTGTAATCGCCATTTTCACCATTGGCAGAAGAAGAGGAATCGTCGCCGCAAGCAGCGAGCATGCCAAGCGAAATAGCAAGTGCCGCCATGAATCTTTTTTTCATAAATACTCCTTGAAATTGATGCGGAAAAACCGCGTTTGTTAATTTTGCGGAGCATTTTAGAAATGATTTGAGGGGCGTTCTACTCCAAAAAGGAATGAAAAAATCCAATTGGATTATAAAGCCAAAACTTCATTTTATCAATGTTAGGCCACCATTTAACCCCATTTAGTCATTTTTTAATCCATTTAGACAGAATCGTATTCAAAATATGATAAGCTCAAAACAAAATTAGCCTTGACGAAGTTTTATTTACTAATTAGATTTGGCTTACTTTTTAAGACTAGACTAACAAAGCCAGTTTAAAGAGATTTTTGAGGGAAATATGTTGAATATTAACGGAATTGAATGGATGCACAAAGTCGGGTGCTACCATACAACGCTTGAAAGGGATCCGCTCCTGGTTCTTGAATTTTGCCGAAAGGGGCAAATCAGCTGGGCCGGCGGAGCACTCCCCTGCAATCAGCTGAAGGCAGGAGAAATGCTGGTTTACGATGCGTGGACTTCGGGAGCGCTGACGCGTTCTGCCGATTACTGCGGCGACCGCATTTTGTTCTTTGAAGAATCGATAAGGTACATCCGCGAACATTTTGCAGGATTTCTGATTGACATCAAGATGCTCGCACAGAAAATGTGCCGGCCGGGCCGACCGTTCATCGTCCACACCAAGGAAGAAGTCGCTAGCGCCTTCGAAAAAGTCGACAACAAGTCAAAGAATTTGCAGGCGGAATACGGCAGACTCGCCATTTTGGAGCTTTTGCTCACCCTGAAAAACCTAGACACGCAGCGAGAATCCATTTGTCGCGAATGCAATTTATCTTCGATGCAAATTGAAAAAATCTACTGCATCCGTTCGTTTATCTGCGAAAACATGGACAGTCATTTCACCATCGAAGAACTTTCCGACAAATTTGACATGCCGCCTACTGCAATGAAACTCTGCTTCAAGAACGTGTTCGGTTTGCCGGTATTCACTTACGCTCGCCGCGAGCGCATGAAACTGGCTGCCAAGCAACTTCGCGAGTGCGACCGTGGAATTCTCGAGATTGCAGGCGAAGTCGGTTACAACAACGGGAGCAAGTTCGCCCACGCCTTCCAGGATGTGATGGGCATGACCCCGAAGGAATACAGGAAAAAATACAGACTCACGAATGTAGCATAATAGGTATGAGCAATGAGGTCGTGCTTCGCACTCTGAGGTCGCCTTGCAAAGCAAGGCTTTGAGTAAAGTAAGACACCTTCGGCGCATTTATAAAACCTCACACCTCAAAGGGAGCGTTAGCGACCGAGCTCACACCTCACAACCTCTAGAATAATTATGAAAAAGACTTTCTCTAAACTCTACGCTTACATGGGTTCGCGAAAACCGCTGTTCCCACTAGCATTGATTCTCTCGGCATTGAGCGCCATCGCGGGGCTCGTGCCGTTTTTACTGATGTGGCTCATTGTCCGCGAGGTTATCTCTGGCGGTGACATGACGAACATCAAGATTTTCGACTACTCCATCGGAGCGGTTCTCGCATCGGTCGCAAGCGTTCTGCTCTACTTTGCGGCCCTCGCCTGCTCGCACCTGGTAGCATTCAGGCTCGAAGGAGACCTGCGTCGGTTTGCCATGAAAAAACTGATGAGTGCGCCTCTCGGATTTTTCGACAAGAATCCGACCGGCAAACTCCGCAAGATTATTGACGACAACGCCGCGATTACGCACACCTTCATTGCGCACCAGATGCCCGACATTTCGGGCACCATCTTGATTCCCATCGTGGCGCTCGTGATGATGTTCAGCTTTGACTGGCGACTTGGCCTCGCCTCTTTGGTGCCTATCGCCTACGCCATGTTCATTTTAGGCACCCTTGGCCGCAGGGGAACCAAGTTCATGGAACGCTACATGCAGGCCCTCGAAGAGATGAACTCCGAAGCGGTGGAATACGTGCGCGGGATACCCGTAGTCAAGGTTTTCCAGCAGACCATTTTTTCATTCAAGAGTTTCTACAACAGCATCGCGACCTACCACAAGATGGTGACTGCCTATTCCGACAATTGGAAAGTTCCTTACTGCATCTACACGACCCTCGTGAACGGTTTCGTACTGTTCCTGGTGCCGACGGCAGCGCTCATTATCGGTAACGACGGCGATGTAAAACTCACCATCGTGAACATGATGATTTACGTGTTGGTGACGCCGCTGTTTTCGCAGTGCGTCATGCGCAGCATGTACCTAAGCAACGCTACGAACCAGGCGGGGCTTGCCATTGACCGCATCAACGATATCGCACGCACCAAGGATTTGGAGGTTTGCGAAAATCCGGTACCGATGCAAAAGTTCGATGTAGAATTCCGGAACGTGAACTTTACCTACCCCGATACCGACAAACAGGTACTGAGCGACATCTCACTCACGGTACCGGCGGGCCATACGGTAGCACTTGTCGGACCTTCGGGCGGCGGCAAGAGTACGATTGCAAAACTCCTGCCACGATTCTTCGATGTCGATAGCGGCGAGATTACCATTGGCGGTGTTCCCGTAAAGCAGATTGACCCGAAGGAACTGATGAAGAACGTTTCGTTCGTGTTCCAGAATACACGTCTTTTCAAGATGAGCATTTTGGACAACGTTCGCTACGGCATGCCCGATGCGACTCTCGAGCAGGTAAACAAGGCGCTCGATTTTGCGCAGTGCCGCGAAATCATTGATAAATTGCCTGCTGGCATTAATACCGTTATCGGAAGCAAGGGAACTTATCTTTCGGGTGGCGAGCAGCAGCGAGTGGTGCTTGCGCGCGCTATCTTGAAAAACGCTCCCATCGTGGTGCTAGACGAGGCGACCGCCTTTGCTGACCCTGAAAACGAACGCCTGATTCAAGAAGCTTTGCACAAACTGGCCGCAGGCAAGACCGTGCTGATGATTGCCCACAGGCTTACAAGCGTGGTGAACGCCGACCAGATTATCGTTGTGGAAGATGGCGAAATCGCTGAACGCGGAACGCACAACGAATTACTTGAAAAGAACGGCATTTACGCCAAGATGTGGGCCGAATACCAGCAGTCCGTCACATGGACCCTCGACAATTCCAAGAATAATGAAGGAGGCGAAAATGTATAAGTGGGTTCAGAATACTTTTGCTCTTTCGGAAGAAGGCTCGCGCACGTTTGTCCGTGGCGTCATCTGGACATTCCTGCACTTTATTTCGCTCATGTTCCCGATGATGATGCTCTTTTACTTTTTGATGGAGCAGATGGGCGTCGGTGAATTTGCAGGCAAAACTCCGCACGGGACCTTGTTCTATGTGGGAATTGCGGTAGTCCTGTTTGTCGTGATGCTTGTCATTTACAGGTTCTCGTACAGCGCCACCTACGATAGCGTGTACGACGAAAGCATGCGCCGTCGCGTCTCGATTGCCGAAAAGCTCCGCAAGTTGCCGCTCTCGTTCTTCGGCAAAAAGAACCTTTCAGACTTGACATCGACCATCATGGACGACTGCAATGCTCTCGAAATGATTTTCTCGCATGCGGTGCCGGAACTTTTCGCCGCCATCGGAAGCGTCACCATAATCGGAATCATGCTGTTCTGCTACAATTGGAAAATGTCTATCGCGCTTTTCTGGGTGGTACCCGCAGCGGCATTGCTCATTGCGCTTTCCAAGAAAATTCAGGACCGTTGGTTCGAAAATTCATATAACGCCCGCCGCGTGATTATGGAAGATATCCAGGAAGGTCTCGAAAACGTGCAGGAAATCCGCTCGTATTCGGGCGAAGCCGCCTACCTCAATCATTTTGACAAGGATTGCATCAAATACGAAAAATCGCAGATGGACTCCGACGTGAAGGTGGGTTCGTTCTTGAATTCGGCGCAAGGCATTCTCAAGATGGGCCTTGCCACGGTGCTGATTACGGGCGCTCGCCTCTGGACCAAGGGCGAAATCGATGTATTCACCTATCTGGTGTTTATCGTGTGCGCGGCAACGGTCTACAATCCGGTTTTCCTAGTGTTCAACAACCTCGCCGAACTGTTCTTTGTGAATGTGCGCCTGCGCCGGTTCCGCGAAATGGACCAGATGAAACCTCAGGATGGCGTAACTGTATTCACTCCGCAGAATTACGATATCGAATTCAAGGATGTCGACTTCAATTACAACGAGAACAAGCAAGTCCTGAAAAAAGTTTCGTTCACGGCAAAGCAGGGCGAAATCACCGCACTTGTTGGCCCGAGCGGCAGCGGAAAGACGACTGCTGCAAAACTTGCAGCACGCTTCTGGGATATTCAGGGCGGCAAGGTGACCCTCGGCGGGCAGGACATCAGCAAGATTGACCCTGAAACGCTCCTCAAGAATTTCTCCATCGTCTTCCAGGACGTGGTGCTGTTCAACACGAGCATCAAGGACAACATCCGCATCGGCAAGCGCGATGCCAGCGACGAAGAAATCCTGAAGGTGGCAAAACTCGCGGGCTGCGACGAATTTGTGCAGAAAATGCCGCAGGGCTACGACACTGTCATCGGCGAAAACGGCGAAACGCTCTCGGGCGGTGAACGCCAGCGAATCTCGATTGCACGCGCCCTGCTAAAAGACGCGCCCATCATCTTGCTCGACGAAGCGACCGCAAGCCTCGACGTAGAAAACGAATCCAAGATCCAGCGCGGCATTTCGCAGTTGGTGAAGGGCAAGACCGTCATCATCATCGCGCACCGCATGCGCACTATCGCAAACGCCGACAAGGTCGTAGTGCTGCAAGACGGTCGCATCGCCGAAACAGGCTCCCCCGCCGAACTCAAGGCGAAAGGCGGCCTATTCAGCAAGATGCTCGAATTGCAAATGAACAAAAATTAATACAAAATTAGCCTTGACAAACATCAAGGCTTTTTTTATATATTTGTTAGAGAAATCTAACTTTACAATTTATTTGTAGTTTGCAATAAAAATGAATCGCCTTTTAGACCACCGTCTCGTTCGCCAATGCGCGCCAACACTCGCCGGACTCAAGGTCGGAAGTTTATTCTGCCTTGAATCTTCATCCAGCGAAACGCTGTGTAAACAACTCGCCCACTGGAACAAGGAACTCAACCCTCGCGGCGTGTGCGTGCGCGTTATCGCAGAACGCTGCGGTCGCAGTTTTATTTACGTCTATCGCGAAGACGCCCTGAAAAAGCTTATTGCCGAGCCGGAAATCCGCCATTTTCTCGCCGCCTACGGCTACACAGACTTTAGCACCGACTGTGCACTCGCATACATGACGGCGCGCATCCGCAAATGCCACTGTTTTCCGCACGAAGTCGGACTTTTCTTGGGCTACCCCCTCGAAGACGTGAAAGGATTCATTATCAACGGCGGCAGGAATAGCAAATATACGGGCTACTGGAAAGTTTACGGCGATGTAACCGAATGCGAAAAACGGTTCGCCTGCTTTCGCAAGTGCTTCGATGTTTTCAACAAACTATTTGAAAAAGGATATTCGCTGCCGATGCTGACCGTCCGAAACGCAGCATAGTCAACACCAACGTCATATCGAAGCAATTCAACCTCTGTGTCATCCTGAGCGAAGCGCAGCGTAGCCGAAGGATCTATAACTAAAATAATAGGAGAATCACAATGGAAAAAATCGCAGTCATTTATTGGAGCGGAACCGGCAACACCGAACTGATGGCAAAATACGTCGCCGAAGGTGCAAAGGCCGCCGGCGCCGAAGCCGACGTGTTCAGCGTCTCGGACTTTTCGCAGGGCCAATTGGGCGAATACGCCCGCTACGCGCTGGGTTGCCCCGCCATGGGCGCCGAGGAACTCGAAGATTCCGAATTCCAGCCCTTCTATGAAGCAATCAAACCCGCACTCAACGGCAAGAAAGTCGCCCTGTTCGGCTCTTACGGCTGGGGTGGCGGCGAATGGATGAACCCGTGGAAGGCCGACGCGGAAGCCGCCGGACTCGTGCTTGTGGCAGACCCGCTCGCCATCGAGAACGCACCCGATGACGCCGGCAAGGCCGCCTGCCAGGAACTCGGCAAGGCACTCGCCACCGCCTAAAAAGACTTTTTCTTTCTTATAGTGTTTTGGATTGAAGTAGCCCTGACGGAATCACACTCCGTTGGGGCTTTGCCGTTCCCCATTTTTCTATCTTTTTGCTAGTTATGTCCTATTTCGACTACACGGCAAATACCCCGGCATGCGAAGAAGCCTTGCAACGATTCTGCGAAGTTGAACGCGGGTTTATCGGCAACGCCAATTCGAATCACGAAGCAGGGCATGCAGCAAAAGCATTTCTCGCCCAGGTGACCGATTCCATCGCGAAACTTTTGGGCGTAAACCCCGACGAAATCATTTACACCTCGGCCGCCAGCGAAAGCAACAATACCGCCATCCGCGGCATCGTCCAGGCCAAGCGCCATGTGGGCAAGCACATCGTCACGAACCCGCTGGAACACTCTTCGGTAAGCGCAACGCTCACGGCCCTGCAAGAAGCGGGCTACGAAATCGAGATGGCAAAAATCGGTACCGACGGGAAAATCGACCTGGAAGACTTGAAGAGCCTGCTCCGCAAAGATACGGTGCTCGTAACAGCGAATGCAGTCGATTGCGAACTCGGGACGGTACAACCGCTGGAAGCCATCAGCAAAATTGTCCGCGAGTTCCCGAACTGCAGCCTTCACGTGGATGCAACGCAGGCCATCGGCAAAACGCCTATAAACCTGAATTTGGCAGACACGGCAAGCATCGGCGCGCACAAGTTCTACGGGCTTTCGGGCAGCGGGCTTTTGTACAAGAAAAGCAGAATCGCCATGGAACCGCTCATTTACGGCGGAGCAAGCACCACCATTTACCGCAGCGGCACCCCGACACTCGCGTTGGACGAATCCCTCGAAACGGCACTGTCGCTTGCCGTGGAGCATTTCGAAGAACGGTTTGCCCGCGTCAAGGAGCTGCGAAAGATTTTGCAAGAAAAACTCTGCGGCTATCCGAAAGTCCGCATCAATTCGCCCGCAGACGCTGTTCCGCACATTTTGAACCTGAGTGTCGCGGGAGTCCGCGGGAACATTTTCCAGAAAGCTCTTTCGGACAAAGGAATTTACGTGTCGGTCAAGTCCGCCTGCAGCGTAGATGCGCTCCCCTCCCGCGCCGTTTTTGCAGTCTGCCGCGACCGCAAAAATGCTTTGAACTCCTGGCGCATAAGCCTTTCGCACCTCACCACCGAAAAAGAAATCGACGAATTCATGTCCGCATTCGACAGCTGCTACAGGGAACTTTGCAAATAAACGCAAAAAAGGTAATGAAAATGGCAAGAGAACTTTCATTTGTCCAAAGTGTAGAACGGAGCATTTCGAAAACATACCGCGAAAGGCTCTGGACGCCATTCATTACCGCCATCAAGAACTACAAGCTCATCGAAGAAGGCGACAAAATCGCCGTCTGCATCTCTGGCGGCAAGGATTCCATGCTCATGGCGAAGCTCATCCAGATGCTTCACCGCCACAGCGACGTGAAATTCGACGTGGAATACCTGGTGATGGACCCCGGTTACAACGAAATCAACCGCCAGAAAATCGAAAGCAACGCGAAGCTCCTGGAAATTCCCATCACCGTTTTCGAGACGAACATTTTCGACGTGGCAAACAACACCGAACGTTCCCCCTGCTACGTTTGCGCCAAGATGCGCCGCGGCCATCTCTACCACAAGGCAAAAGACCTAGGCTGCAACAAGATTGCGCTGGGTCACCACCTCTCCGACGTCATCGAGACCACCGTCATGGCGATGTTCTACGGCTCGCAACTGCAGGGCATGATGCCCAAACTCCACAGCCTGAATTTCGGCGGCATGGAACTCATCCGCCCCATGTATTGCATCAACGAGCAGGATATCATCAACTGGAAAAATTACAACGGGATGCAGTTTATCCAGTGCGCCTGCCGCTTTACCGAAAGTTGCACCGTCTGTGACAACGGCGGTGGCGGTAGCAAGCGGCAAGAAATCAAGATGCTCATCAAGCGCCTCAAGCGCGAAAACCCGAACATCGAAAAGAGCATCTTCAACAGCCTGCACTCCGTCTGCATCGAGACGTTCCCCGGCTACAAGGCCGGCGGCGAACTGCATTCGTTCTTGGACGATTACGAGGAACGCCTACCGCAGAAAGGGTAAATGAGTCGTATTTTTGAACCCGTCCGTTTGGAGTAGAAAAAACGGCGCTATGGCTCTATTTTTCCCTCAAAAAATTGAGGGTTTTATGCAAGTTTCTCGTGTCAACAAGGTTTTTGCCCGATTGGGGTGTTTTCAGGTCAAGTTTCGCTGGTTAATTCTGCTAATAACGCTGGTCGTGACAGTTTTGGCGTGCCTCGGGCTCCCGCAACTGCAGATGAGCAGCAGCGAAGAAGAATGGTTCGATGACTGGGACCAGGTAAAAATCGAC
This genomic interval carries:
- a CDS encoding ATP-binding protein; the protein is MARELSFVQSVERSISKTYRERLWTPFITAIKNYKLIEEGDKIAVCISGGKDSMLMAKLIQMLHRHSDVKFDVEYLVMDPGYNEINRQKIESNAKLLEIPITVFETNIFDVANNTERSPCYVCAKMRRGHLYHKAKDLGCNKIALGHHLSDVIETTVMAMFYGSQLQGMMPKLHSLNFGGMELIRPMYCINEQDIINWKNYNGMQFIQCACRFTESCTVCDNGGGGSKRQEIKMLIKRLKRENPNIEKSIFNSLHSVCIETFPGYKAGGELHSFLDDYEERLPQKG